The following coding sequences are from one Triticum dicoccoides isolate Atlit2015 ecotype Zavitan chromosome 4A, WEW_v2.0, whole genome shotgun sequence window:
- the LOC119288512 gene encoding malonyl-coenzyme:anthocyanin 5-O-glucoside-6'''-O-malonyltransferase-like: protein MGANSNELRVLDAAVVRPSDLDLPPRSIPLTFFDVKWLRPPPVQRLFLYRLHGSHNAQQLISDVKASLSKALTLFYPLAGHVRLAPNSNNRYELFYQPGDGVPFTTAEYDADVNDLARPSDGEPVQVARLAPLVPPLPKGRAVLAVQATVLLGGRGVALGVTVHHSAGDGASSTHFLHTWAAVCNGAVEMPPPPVIDRTLVADPRGLYDIYSKGMPSDGSEIEFVTSSVSSVPDGQLVATFTLTQELLTAIKDALAGEAAKHGAPSRRYSSMLSAYSFIWSCYCRAKNEQNQTKTTHLLFSVDHRTRLKPPVPAKYFGNCCSPAIAAARHDKLAAAGTGGLFTAFTAIAGALEEEVGEGSQERWDGCIERVKEAAKAGMVFVVGSPKFRVYDIDFGFGRPVKVVAMSATATGSMPVADAHDGGGGVEVALSFLADGMENFQRCFVEAMRAIGMQ, encoded by the coding sequence ATGGGTGCCAACAGCAACGAACTCCGCGTCCTGGACGCTGCCGTGGTCAGGCCGTCCGACCTCGACCTCCCGCCGCGCTCCATTCCGCTCACCTTCTTCGACGTCAAGTGGCTCCGCCCGCCGCCCGTCCAGCGCCTCTTCCTCTACCGCCTCCACGGCAGCCACAACGCCCAGCAGCTCATCTCCGACGTCAAGGCCTCCCTCTCCAAGGCCCTCACCCTCTTCTACCCGCTCGCCGGCCACGTCCGCCTCGCCCCCAACAGCAATAACCGCTACGAGCTCTTCTACCAGCCCGGCGACGGCGTCCCCTTCACCACCGCCGAGTACGACGCCGACGTCAACGACCTTGCCCGTCCCTCCGACGGCGAGCCCGTGCAGGTCGCCAGGCTCGCGCCCCTCGTGCCGCCGCTGCCGAAGGGCCGCGCGGTGCTCGCCGTGCAGGCCACGGTGCTGCTCGGGGGGAGGGGCGTCGCTCTGGGTGTCACCGTGCACCACTCCGCCGGCGACGGCGCCAGCTCCACCCACTTCCTGCACACTTGGGCCGCCGTCTGCAACGGCGCTGTTGAAATGCCGCCGCCGCCCGTCATCGACCGCACGCTCGTCGCTGATCCCAGGGGACTCTACGACATCTACTCCAAAGGAATGCCGAGCGACGGCAGTGAGATCGAGTTCGTGACCAGCAGCGTGTCCTCTGTTCCCGACGGCCAGCTCGTCGCCACATTCACGCTGACTCAAGAGCTCCTAACTGCCATCAAGGACGCGCTTGCCGGAGAGGCGGCCAAGCACGGTGCACCGTCGCGCAGATACTCATCCATGCTCAGCGCCTACAGCTTCATCTGGTCCTGCTACTGCCGAGCCAAAAATGAACAAAACCAAACAAAAACAACCCACCTCCTTTTCTCCGTGGATCACCGGACCCGGTTGAAGCCGCCAGTCCCTGCCAAATACTTCGGCAACTGTTGTAGCCCGGCCATCGCCGCCGCGCGCCACGACAAGCTCGCGGCAGCCGGCACGGGAGGTCTTTTCACGGCGTTCACGGCGATCGCGGGCGCGCTGGAGGAAGAGGTGGGCGAGGGTTCGCAGGAGAGGTGGGACGGATGCATCGAGAGGGTGAAGGAAGCCGCGAAGGCCGGCATGGTGTTTGTGGTGGGGTCACCCAAGTTCCGCGTGTATGACATCGACTTTGGTTTCGGGCGGCCGGTGAAGGTGGTGGCCATGTCTGCGACTGCCACCGGCTCGATGCCGGTGGCAGATGCGCATGACGGTGGTGGCGGTGTCGAGGTGGCGCTCTCGTTTCTGGCGGACGGCATGGAGAATTTTCAACGGTGCTTTGTCGAAGCCATGCGCGCCATCGGGATGCAATAA